One window of Bacteroidia bacterium genomic DNA carries:
- a CDS encoding NAD kinase has protein sequence MKIALFGRPFDVRFDPQIRQMLAFLETSGFEIWLHEGFYQFLSKHYKTLIKGKVFKTIEEIETEASMLLSVGGDGTMLESAKLVGKSKVPVLGINTGRLGFLSSVAVEDIEKALNAVKMGQFDLEERSMLQLVSPQDLFGPHPFALNELTVYRRDSASMITIHTYIDGNFLNSYWADGLIISTPTGSTGYSLSCGGPIIHPLSESFVITPIAPHNLNVRPFVVPDNSTIRIKVEGRKEKFIASLDSYTETISSDTELVITKSNTALQLVRLKDEHFFRTLTNKLNWGLDKRN, from the coding sequence ATGAAAATTGCCTTATTCGGAAGACCATTCGATGTCCGATTTGACCCTCAAATTCGTCAAATGTTGGCCTTCTTAGAAACTTCCGGATTTGAAATTTGGCTTCATGAAGGGTTTTATCAGTTTTTGAGTAAGCATTATAAAACACTGATAAAAGGTAAAGTATTCAAAACTATTGAAGAAATTGAAACAGAGGCAAGTATGCTTTTGAGTGTTGGTGGCGATGGAACTATGCTGGAGAGTGCAAAGCTGGTTGGGAAAAGTAAAGTTCCGGTTCTTGGTATCAATACCGGAAGATTAGGTTTTCTTTCCAGCGTAGCAGTGGAAGATATTGAAAAGGCATTAAATGCAGTAAAAATGGGACAATTCGACCTGGAGGAGCGTTCCATGTTGCAACTGGTTTCCCCTCAAGATTTGTTTGGGCCTCATCCCTTTGCATTAAATGAATTAACGGTTTATCGACGCGATTCAGCATCCATGATAACCATTCATACCTACATCGATGGAAATTTCCTTAATTCCTACTGGGCTGATGGTTTGATAATTTCAACCCCAACCGGATCAACCGGATATTCCCTTAGCTGCGGGGGACCCATCATTCACCCACTTTCTGAATCCTTTGTTATTACTCCCATTGCCCCACACAATTTGAATGTCAGACCATTTGTAGTGCCAGACAATTCTACCATCCGAATTAAAGTGGAAGGAAGAAAGGAAAAATTTATTGCCTCTTTGGATTCGTATACCGAAACTATTTCTTCTGATACCGAATTAGTTATTACCAAATCCAACACAGCTTTGCAGTTGGTTAGATTAAAAGACGAACATTTTTTCAGAACCCTTACCAATAAACTAAATTGGGGTTTGGATAAACGAAATTAA